The following are encoded in a window of Brevibacillus ruminantium genomic DNA:
- a CDS encoding GNAT family N-acetyltransferase has protein sequence MDFETLVKKISEIRKCKGFLTNTFFTMQQLRAMLDLDHVTIMLTENAVVILMEEDQLIRLFFYVTDLASLQQIKSALSGFKGKPIIADIIGRDKQVENIINGLKLYNFHKHSTMIRMKRPGLENQYKEVSNVTLATQGRVDEIMHLLYSEFDIYISHPPNREKLLRAIQNNEVTLVIQQNEIAGLAYFERLGEKLIYLYQLVVDKRFRGQGIADHLLTYQFNQLSKDVICQLWVESNNTFAINKYEKYHFAPDGLVDSIMIFNGEDNG, from the coding sequence ATGGATTTTGAAACATTGGTTAAGAAAATAAGTGAAATCCGTAAGTGCAAAGGGTTTTTAACCAATACTTTTTTCACGATGCAGCAACTCAGGGCTATGCTCGATCTGGATCATGTCACCATAATGTTGACAGAGAATGCTGTCGTTATTTTAATGGAAGAGGATCAATTGATTCGATTGTTTTTTTATGTTACTGATCTCGCATCCCTTCAACAAATCAAAAGTGCTTTGAGTGGTTTCAAAGGGAAGCCAATTATTGCAGATATTATTGGAAGAGATAAGCAAGTAGAGAATATAATAAATGGATTGAAACTCTATAATTTTCACAAGCATTCTACAATGATTAGAATGAAACGCCCCGGACTAGAAAACCAATATAAAGAAGTGTCCAATGTTACTCTAGCAACACAAGGTAGAGTGGATGAAATCATGCACCTTCTTTATTCGGAATTTGATATATATATTTCTCATCCCCCGAATAGAGAAAAGCTGTTAAGGGCGATACAAAATAATGAAGTTACACTGGTTATTCAACAAAATGAGATAGCAGGACTCGCCTATTTTGAAAGATTAGGAGAAAAGCTGATCTATCTTTATCAGCTAGTTGTGGACAAGCGTTTTAGAGGACAAGGGATAGCCGATCATTTATTAACGTATCAATTCAACCAATTATCTAAAGATGTAATATGTCAGCTATGGGTTGAGTCGAATAATACTTTTGCTATCAATAAATATGAGAAATATCATTTTGCACCAGACGGACTGGTTGATTCTATCATGATATTCAATGGAGAAGACAATGGATAA
- a CDS encoding MBL fold metallo-hydrolase, producing MKCLFQITDCETYSYPFAPIDSRMYLVISNDKALIIDPCVNTDALQLLKDTNITNVIVLLTHEHYDHISGVNWLRENLNCKVIAIDQCAQNLSDPRRNASAYFDALLFFYSSETKISGESIQPYSCKADETFHDYMCFNWENHKIEIIHSPGHSDGSVCILIDNRFVFTGDSLINGKPTITRLPGGSKKKYSEITLPFLKSLPKDSVIFPGHGEAGYIHEFSIEYL from the coding sequence GTGAAATGCTTATTTCAGATTACTGATTGTGAAACGTATAGTTACCCATTTGCTCCTATAGACTCAAGAATGTATCTAGTGATTTCGAATGACAAGGCTCTCATTATAGACCCTTGCGTAAATACTGATGCATTACAGCTGTTGAAGGATACAAATATTACGAACGTAATCGTATTGCTCACACACGAACACTATGATCATATATCTGGGGTTAACTGGTTGAGGGAAAATTTAAACTGTAAGGTAATTGCTATAGATCAATGTGCACAAAATTTGTCTGATCCTAGACGCAATGCTTCTGCCTATTTTGATGCACTTTTATTTTTTTACTCATCCGAGACCAAAATATCAGGTGAAAGTATCCAGCCATATAGCTGCAAAGCGGATGAGACTTTTCATGATTATATGTGTTTTAACTGGGAAAATCACAAAATCGAGATCATACACTCACCGGGTCACTCTGATGGAAGTGTATGTATTTTAATAGATAATAGGTTTGTATTTACTGGCGATAGTCTAATAAACGGTAAACCAACGATTACAAGGTTGCCTGGGGGAAGTAAAAAGAAATATTCTGAAATCACGTTGCCGTTTTTGAAGTCCTTACCTAAAGATTCTGTTATATTTCCTGGACATGGGGAAGCAGGCTACATTCATGAATTCTCAATTGAGTATCTATAA
- a CDS encoding amino acid adenylation domain-containing protein, whose translation MKTNIIDYLEEASAKFPNKTAYVDSFSEITFKQLKEKSKAVASKITECKTTRRPVVIYMEKGINSIVSFLAVAYSGNLYTPLDHEMPIQRINNIMDTLQPFAIITDRSSLETAKQIKSNAELIVFEDALETKVNEELLQNIRCRMIDTDPLYVLFTSGSTGTPKGVTICHRSVIDYIDWVSETFHITEEERFANQSPFYFDNSVLDIYCTLRNGSTMFIVPKQYFSFPIKLVEYLNENKINIIFWVPSVLCLVANLRTFQASIPQYLKKILFAGEPMPNKQLNIWRKNIPDAQYANLYGPTEITDVCTYYIVDRDFKDDEPLPMGIPCKNTDILVLNEQNNLVEVGEIGEVCVRGTSLALGYYNNPEKTAEVFVQNPLNKSYTEIIYRTGDLAKYNHRGELLYVSRKDFQIKHMGHRIELGEIETVVSSLENINLCCCIYDSVKSKIILFYQGQADRDYIMEKIKHILPKYMIPNVFQRLDEMPINNNGKIDRLKLKELM comes from the coding sequence TTGAAAACAAACATCATTGATTACTTAGAAGAGGCTTCTGCAAAATTTCCAAATAAAACGGCGTACGTGGACAGCTTTTCAGAAATTACTTTTAAGCAACTAAAGGAAAAATCAAAAGCAGTAGCATCTAAAATAACAGAATGTAAAACCACAAGACGTCCAGTAGTGATTTATATGGAAAAAGGAATTAATAGTATCGTGTCGTTCTTGGCAGTTGCTTATAGCGGAAACTTGTATACACCTCTTGATCATGAGATGCCGATTCAGCGAATAAATAATATTATGGATACTCTTCAGCCATTTGCAATCATAACAGATAGATCTTCGTTAGAAACTGCAAAACAGATAAAGTCCAATGCTGAACTTATTGTGTTTGAGGATGCATTAGAAACCAAGGTAAATGAAGAGCTACTACAAAATATACGCTGTAGGATGATTGATACAGACCCGCTGTATGTATTATTTACTTCTGGTTCAACGGGTACACCAAAAGGAGTAACAATCTGTCATCGATCGGTCATTGATTATATTGATTGGGTGAGTGAAACTTTTCATATAACTGAAGAGGAGCGGTTTGCAAATCAGTCTCCTTTCTATTTTGATAATTCGGTATTAGATATATATTGTACATTACGTAACGGAAGTACAATGTTTATCGTACCGAAGCAATATTTCTCCTTTCCAATCAAACTGGTAGAGTATCTAAATGAGAATAAGATAAATATTATATTTTGGGTGCCCTCTGTTTTATGTTTGGTTGCTAATCTGAGAACATTTCAAGCCAGTATTCCACAGTACTTGAAGAAGATTCTCTTTGCAGGAGAACCCATGCCAAACAAGCAGCTTAATATTTGGAGAAAAAACATTCCTGATGCTCAATATGCTAATTTATACGGGCCAACTGAAATAACAGATGTTTGTACCTATTATATTGTTGATAGAGATTTTAAGGATGATGAACCCCTACCAATGGGGATTCCTTGCAAGAATACGGATATATTGGTTCTGAATGAACAAAATAATTTGGTTGAGGTTGGGGAAATAGGAGAGGTTTGCGTTAGAGGAACATCTTTGGCACTAGGTTATTATAATAATCCAGAAAAAACGGCAGAAGTCTTCGTGCAAAACCCTCTGAACAAATCGTACACCGAGATAATTTATAGAACCGGGGATCTGGCAAAGTACAATCATCGGGGAGAGCTTTTATATGTTTCTCGTAAGGATTTTCAAATTAAGCATATGGGACATCGAATAGAGTTAGGTGAGATTGAAACGGTTGTCAGCTCTCTCGAGAACATTAACTTATGCTGCTGTATATATGATTCTGTAAAATCCAAAATTATCTTATTCTACCAAGGACAAGCAGATAGAGACTATATAATGGAAAAGATAAAACACATACTTCCCAAATACATGATACCGAATGTCTTCCAAAGGTTGGATGAAATGCCGATAAACAATAATGGAAAAATTGATCGCCTGAAACTGAAAGAATTAATGTAA
- a CDS encoding 3-oxoacyl-ACP synthase III family protein — translation MKTIFRGKKITGMLGVLPQTEVRFEDEVHNYNFPEQQTLRLKKVMGYEKHRIVKETTASSDFCVFGLNYMLEKELVKKDEIGGIIVVTTTPDYLLPHVSNVIHGECGLANDVICIDTNQGCAAFLHGLMQAFMLLEHMGDKKVILFTVDTLSKKVSVKDRNSYPLIGDAAGIAVVENDLNAKDIHFTMYNDGSRRDALIIPAGGSRLASSEETAVLRDLDNDGNLRSLDNLKMKGSEVFTFVQTEVPTLIGETLGFAEQRKEDIDWFLFHQPNKFMLKKLADKLEIPYEKLPMNIVENFGNPSGASIPINIVHNLGKAVVDNTYQCCLSAFGSGLTWGAMTIELGRMDFCEMLISDY, via the coding sequence ATGAAAACCATTTTTCGGGGTAAGAAAATAACAGGTATGTTGGGTGTACTTCCACAAACCGAAGTAAGGTTTGAAGATGAGGTGCATAATTATAATTTCCCTGAACAGCAGACCCTACGATTAAAAAAAGTTATGGGGTATGAGAAACACCGCATTGTGAAGGAGACCACAGCAAGTTCTGATTTCTGTGTCTTTGGCTTAAACTATATGTTGGAAAAAGAGCTTGTAAAAAAGGATGAAATCGGCGGCATAATAGTCGTCACGACGACACCCGATTATCTTCTGCCCCATGTAAGCAACGTCATCCACGGTGAATGCGGATTAGCGAATGACGTAATCTGCATTGATACTAATCAGGGCTGCGCTGCATTCTTGCATGGATTGATGCAAGCCTTTATGTTATTGGAACATATGGGGGATAAAAAGGTTATTCTATTTACGGTAGATACGCTAAGCAAAAAAGTATCTGTGAAGGACAGAAACAGTTATCCATTAATAGGAGATGCGGCAGGAATTGCTGTTGTGGAGAATGATCTCAATGCGAAGGATATCCATTTTACTATGTATAATGACGGGAGCCGCAGAGATGCATTGATCATACCTGCCGGAGGTTCAAGATTGGCAAGTTCTGAAGAAACAGCAGTCCTTAGGGATCTGGACAATGATGGGAATTTACGCAGTCTGGACAACTTGAAGATGAAAGGGTCTGAAGTTTTCACTTTTGTCCAGACGGAAGTCCCGACCTTAATTGGTGAAACACTAGGTTTTGCTGAACAAAGAAAAGAAGATATCGATTGGTTTCTATTCCACCAGCCCAATAAGTTTATGCTGAAAAAACTGGCGGACAAACTGGAAATCCCGTATGAAAAGCTTCCAATGAATATCGTTGAGAATTTTGGGAATCCAAGCGGCGCATCCATCCCTATAAATATCGTACATAACTTGGGAAAAGCCGTCGTTGACAACACCTATCAATGTTGTTTGTCTGCATTTGGGTCTGGGTTAACATGGGGAGCAATGACTATTGAGCTAGGGAGAATGGATTTTTGTGAAATGCTTATTTCAGATTACTGA
- a CDS encoding acyl carrier protein produces the protein MDKIYGILTELRPEFDYRQSNDFIADGLLDSFDIVSLVAELDEKFNVTIDALDIVPENFNSVESIANVIRKHGGAI, from the coding sequence ATGGATAAAATTTATGGGATATTAACTGAATTGCGACCGGAGTTTGATTATAGACAAAGCAATGATTTTATAGCCGATGGCTTATTGGATTCATTCGACATTGTTTCTTTGGTAGCTGAACTCGATGAGAAATTTAATGTAACAATCGATGCGCTTGATATTGTTCCTGAAAATTTCAATAGCGTTGAATCCATCGCTAATGTAATTCGAAAACATGGGGGAGCGATATGA